Proteins encoded by one window of Vigna radiata var. radiata cultivar VC1973A chromosome 5, Vradiata_ver6, whole genome shotgun sequence:
- the LOC106760724 gene encoding protein NCA1-like isoform X1: MNMTPVCPFVKAARPDDNNASKKSGENSMKHQVESXSKVKKEXNDSASASPKCPFGYDSQSFKIGPLSCTVCQALLFDTSKCVPRSHVFCKSCISHFKDCPLCGADIVKIEPDANLQGVVDRLIEGHARIKRSVSSDKGEEATESKQVIYEDVSLERGSFLVQQAMRAFRAQNLESAKSRLNLCAEDIRDQLEKVGNTSELCSQLGAVLGMLGDCCYLLDTKALEQSSKGT; this comes from the exons ATGAATATGACACCAGTTTGCCCATTTGTCAAAGCTGCTCGCCCTGATGATAACAATGCTTCCAAAAAATCGGGTGAAAACTCTATGAAACATCAGGTTGAGTCTGANAGTAAGGTGAAGAAAGAGNCTAATGACTCAGCTAGTGCGTCACCAAAGTGCCCTTTTGGATATGATTCACAATCGTTTAAGATTGGTCCTCTTAGCTGTACAGTGTGCCAGGCTCTTTTATTTGACACCAGCAAATGTGTTCCTCGTTCTCATGTTTTCTGCAA ATCATGCATATCCCACTTTAAGGACTGTCCATTATGTGGGGCTGACATTGTGAAGATTGAGCCTGACGCTAATCTTCAAGGTGTAGTTGATCGCTTAATTGAAGGTCATGCTAGGATCAAAAGGTCTGTTAGTTCAGACAAAGGAGAAGAAGCTACAGAGAGTAAACAGGTCATCTATGAGGATGTTTCTTTGGAAAGAGGTTCTTTCTTAGTGCAACAAGCCATGAGG GCATTCCGTGCTCAGAACTTAGAAAGTGCCAAATCAAGACTCAACCTCTGTGCTGAAGACATTCGTGATCAATTAGAAAAAGTTGGTAACACTTCAGAGTTATGTTCCCAGCTTGGAGCAGTCTTGGGTATGCTTGGTGACTGCTG TTATCTACTAGATACAAAGGCATTGGAGCAAAGTAGTAAGGGAACCTGA
- the LOC106760724 gene encoding protein NCA1-like isoform X3, which yields MNMTPVCPFVKAARPDDNNASKKSGENSMKHQVESXSKVKKEXNDSASASPKCPFGYDSQSFKIGPLSCTVCQALLFDTSKCVPRSHVFCKSCISHFKDCPLCGADIVKIEPDANLQGVVDRLIEGHARIKRSVSSDKGEEATESKQVIYEDVSLERGSFLVQQAMRAFRAQNLESAKSRLNLCAEDIRDQLEKVGNTSELCSQLGAVLGMLGDC from the exons ATGAATATGACACCAGTTTGCCCATTTGTCAAAGCTGCTCGCCCTGATGATAACAATGCTTCCAAAAAATCGGGTGAAAACTCTATGAAACATCAGGTTGAGTCTGANAGTAAGGTGAAGAAAGAGNCTAATGACTCAGCTAGTGCGTCACCAAAGTGCCCTTTTGGATATGATTCACAATCGTTTAAGATTGGTCCTCTTAGCTGTACAGTGTGCCAGGCTCTTTTATTTGACACCAGCAAATGTGTTCCTCGTTCTCATGTTTTCTGCAA ATCATGCATATCCCACTTTAAGGACTGTCCATTATGTGGGGCTGACATTGTGAAGATTGAGCCTGACGCTAATCTTCAAGGTGTAGTTGATCGCTTAATTGAAGGTCATGCTAGGATCAAAAGGTCTGTTAGTTCAGACAAAGGAGAAGAAGCTACAGAGAGTAAACAGGTCATCTATGAGGATGTTTCTTTGGAAAGAGGTTCTTTCTTAGTGCAACAAGCCATGAGG GCATTCCGTGCTCAGAACTTAGAAAGTGCCAAATCAAGACTCAACCTCTGTGCTGAAGACATTCGTGATCAATTAGAAAAAGTTGGTAACACTTCAGAGTTATGTTCCCAGCTTGGAGCAGTCTTGGGTATGCTTGGTGACTGCTG A
- the LOC106760724 gene encoding protein NCA1-like isoform X2, with product MNMTPVCPFVKAARPDDNNASKKSGENSMKHQVESXSKVKKEXNDSASASPKCPFGYDSQSFKIGPLSCTVCQALLFDTSKCVPRSHVFCKSCISHFKDCPLCGADIVKIEPDANLQGVVDRLIEGHARIKRSVSSDKGEEATESKQVIYEDVSLERGSFLVQQAMRAFRAQNLESAKSRLNLCAEDIRDQLEKVGNTSELCSQLGAVLGMLGDCWYVFLLSFPTTHIASD from the exons ATGAATATGACACCAGTTTGCCCATTTGTCAAAGCTGCTCGCCCTGATGATAACAATGCTTCCAAAAAATCGGGTGAAAACTCTATGAAACATCAGGTTGAGTCTGANAGTAAGGTGAAGAAAGAGNCTAATGACTCAGCTAGTGCGTCACCAAAGTGCCCTTTTGGATATGATTCACAATCGTTTAAGATTGGTCCTCTTAGCTGTACAGTGTGCCAGGCTCTTTTATTTGACACCAGCAAATGTGTTCCTCGTTCTCATGTTTTCTGCAA ATCATGCATATCCCACTTTAAGGACTGTCCATTATGTGGGGCTGACATTGTGAAGATTGAGCCTGACGCTAATCTTCAAGGTGTAGTTGATCGCTTAATTGAAGGTCATGCTAGGATCAAAAGGTCTGTTAGTTCAGACAAAGGAGAAGAAGCTACAGAGAGTAAACAGGTCATCTATGAGGATGTTTCTTTGGAAAGAGGTTCTTTCTTAGTGCAACAAGCCATGAGG GCATTCCGTGCTCAGAACTTAGAAAGTGCCAAATCAAGACTCAACCTCTGTGCTGAAGACATTCGTGATCAATTAGAAAAAGTTGGTAACACTTCAGAGTTATGTTCCCAGCTTGGAGCAGTCTTGGGTATGCTTGGTGACTGCTGGTATGTGTTCTTGCTTTCTTTCCCTACCACTCACATAGCATCTGATTAA